The DNA region TTATTTTTATAACGGCTTTCAGTTTCGATTCAGGAATTATGCTACAATAACCGGAAATAATGATCATTGGCATGTAGACTATGTTAGAGTTGGTGCTAATCGAACAGTCAATGACACAATTATGAATGATGTTTCATTTATTGGAGTGCCTGATAATATCTTGAGAAATTACCGCTCAATGCCCTGGAATCATTTCTTTGACTATCAGGAAAATGAATTGAAAGAAGATTTTGAAATTCGTTTTAGAAACAACTTTAATGCGGCTAAAAACACCACTTATGAACTTGAGGTGAATGAGCTTTTTTCAAATACCAATTTAGAATATCAATCTCCTGTAGCTTTTAACTTTCAGCCTTTTGCAGAGCAAAGTATCTTTTTTGATACAGAGGATTTTACACCATTTCAGGATTTTCAAACTGATAGCGTTATCATAGAGGTTAAAAGTTATTTAAACCCTGCCGGTGACGTTAATCCTTTAAATGATACTATACGTTCAGAAAACAAGTTTTTTAATTACTTTGCCTATGACAATGGAAATGCTGAAAAAGCTTATGGTGTTGAGGGTGTAGGGCTAAAAGGTTTCGCGATGCGGTTTGATTTAAATGAGCCGGATACCGTAAGGGCAATTAAAATTCATTTTGCTCAAATATTGGAAGATGTAAGTAATATGCTATTCAGTATTTACATATGGAAAGAACTGGATTTGTCAAACACAGGAGAAGGAGACTCTGTGTTATATATTGGTGATTTTAAAAGACCACACTACATAGACGAGAGAAATGGATTTGCGGTTTATGTACCCGAGGAAGAGCTAATAGTCGATGGAAGTATATATATCGGTTGGCAGCAAACGGATGAAAGAAACCTTCAGGTTGGGTTTGATATCAGCAGAAACAGCAGTGACAGAATGTATTATCAATCCAATGGAATCTGGTATACTTCTGTTGTAAACGGAACTCCTATGATTCGGTTAGCCGTTGGCCCTGATTTAGGTTATATAGCTACGAATGTAAATGAACAGGCATTAAATTCAACTAATCGGGATGCATTATTTAAAATTTTCCCTAATCCGGGAAA from Chitinophagaceae bacterium includes:
- a CDS encoding T9SS C-terminal target domain-containing protein, with translation MHYLQFKRTTLLLSLCFFAFTGNIFAQEVLSPLSVNPAKVYYQKNVVNQPHGLRDSDTLELPFFDDFSGKDIYPDSTKWTDRHVFINRFYPTNPKTLGVATFDGLNEFGLPHVDSLNPGPDGPADTLTSKPLNLNPFGPEDSVYLSFLFQPQGKGDWPNIGDSLVVELLFNGVEWRKVWSVDGYTTQVSDPVFRHVMIPVTDPFYFYNGFQFRFRNYATITGNNDHWHVDYVRVGANRTVNDTIMNDVSFIGVPDNILRNYRSMPWNHFFDYQENELKEDFEIRFRNNFNAAKNTTYELEVNELFSNTNLEYQSPVAFNFQPFAEQSIFFDTEDFTPFQDFQTDSVIIEVKSYLNPAGDVNPLNDTIRSENKFFNYFAYDNGNAEKAYGVEGVGLKGFAMRFDLNEPDTVRAIKIHFAQILEDVSNMLFSIYIWKELDLSNTGEGDSVLYIGDFKRPHYIDERNGFAVYVPEEELIVDGSIYIGWQQTDERNLQVGFDISRNSSDRMYYQSNGIWYTSVVNGTPMIRLAVGPDLGYIATNVNEQALNSTNRDALFKIFPNPGNDLLNISMLNTKAEAKSELEIYDINGRLIIREEINGANYSLNTNSLRPGMYVVRITNGQSTETYRWIKQ